The genomic interval GTATAAAGCCTAATTATTGGTTAGTTGGAGCTGTTTCGTTAATCACAGAGAGACATGTAAATGTTGGTATAGGATTTGAAAAGAAAACGAATAAAAATATTTCTTTTAGTTCCGGTTTGGTATTTCAAAATTATTTTCAACAAAGCTTCAGTGATCAAGGTGATTTTGCCAACACAACGGAAGAAGAGTTTACAAATCTCATAAAACCAAGACATAGTAAATCCAGTGACTTTACAAATATCCGTATTAAATCCCAGGATTTATTGTTGCCCTTACAATTGAAATATTATTTTCCTTTTAATACACAGTATGCAGCATTTGTTACTGGAGGTATCCAGTTAACATTAAAAAGCAAAACGATTCTTGATTTTGATTATGTTTCATGGGATACAAACACTGAAATGGTTGAAGTTGATTTTGATCAAGCTTCTAATCGGGCAACGCTTATAAACCATTTTGTGATTGGCATTGGCTTGCAAAGAGAATTCAGAAATATATCTTGTCAGGCTTCGGTACTCTTACAAAAAAACAATACCAATCAAGCACATATTGCAAAAATGGAACCCGCATTTCAAATTGGATTGTATTATAAACTTTAATGTAAACGAAAATCAACTTTCAGATTGATTCAAATCTATATGGATTTCTAAAGAAATCAAATTATTATATTAATTCTTGTTTTGCTTAAATTGGTAAATAGCGTTTTTAGAAATTTCAGATAGTACCAAGCGCCCACTAATTCCGGCTCTTTCAATTAGTTTTTGTTCCCAATCAGGAGTTCCTTCCCAGAATATTTTTTTCAACATATGCAGTGCTTCGGGATTATATTCCAGAAGCTGTGTGATAAACTTTTGTTGATATAAATCTAATTGTTCTATGGTATCAAAAACTTCATAGAATAGTCCTTTCTGTTTTGCCCATTGCGCAGTTTGCCATTCTGTTGGATTCATCGCCATCATTTGAAATGCAGCTGCCCCCATTTTGCGTTCTACGGCTGGTCCAATTACAAAAGGTCCGATACCAACTGCCAGTTCACTCAAACGAATGCTTGCATACTGTGTAGCCATCGGATAATCCATTGCAGCTGCTAAGCCTACGCCACCTCCAATTGCTTTACCTTGGATTCGTCCTAATATTAGTTTTGAACAATTGCGCATTGCAAGAATTACATGTGCAAAACCCATAAAAAATATTTTTCCAGTTTCAATATCCTGAATATTTGATAATTCATCAAAACTAGCACCTGCACAAAAGGTCTTATCTCCCGCTGATTGAATGAGAATAATTTTGACTTGTGGATTTTCGCCCGCCTCCGTAATTTTATGCGCTAAATCTTTTAATAAAAAACCAGGTAAAGAATTATGGGCCGGATGGTAAAAGCGAATTATCGCTAAGCCATTTTCTATAGTGCAATTTACATATGCGTCCATGCTTTATATTAATTTTATTTTATATTCTGTTCTTTTGTCCATGATTTATAAGCTCCTGTTGGTCGTGGATAATTTGCAGGTAATTCTTGATAAGGTTCACAAATTTTTAAATTCCTATGTGAATCTCTTGCTAATTGTTGATACAGTTGTGTTCCTTTAAGTTTCCAGGCAATCATTTCATCAGTCAATTCTCTAATTATTTTTCCAGGATTCCCAACCACCAAACTTCTGTTTGGAATCTTTGTTCCCTCCCTTATAAAGCTTAAGGCGCCAACAATGCACTCATCACCCATGTCAACAGCATCCATAATGACTGAATTCATGCCAATTAAACAATTTTTTCCAATCGTGCTTCCATGGATGATTGCCCCATGTCCAATATGTGCATTCTCTTTTAGTCGAACAATTATTCCTGGAAACATATGAATCGTACAACTTTCCTGAATATTACACCCATCCTCTATAATGATTTCTCCGAAATCACCTCGGATAGCTGCGAATGGTCCTACATAAACATCTTTGCCAATAGTGACACAACCTGTGACCGCAGCTTGTGGATGAATAAAAGCACTTGGGTGAATAACCGGAATAAATTCTTTATAAGAATAGATCATAACTTCGTTGTGTTTGCAAAATTAGAGTACTGTTTGTAATTTTAGGAAAAAATAGTATGCCGGTTTATTTTACAAAGGATATTTGCACATTTCTTAAGGATCTTGGGAATCATAATGATCGCGAATGGTTTAATCAAAATAAGAATCAATTTAAGGAGTATGTTGAAAAGCCATTTATAATTTTTGTAAATGATTTGATTGAAACATTCAAAGAGTTGGATCCAAGGATTCAAATTACATCCAAGGAGGCTATTTTTAGAATTTATAAAGACATTCGGTTTAGCCAAGACAAAACGCCTTATAAGGAATTTGTTTCGGCATTGATTTCTCCAGGAGGCCGCAAAGATCGAAGCTCACCAGGTTTTTATTTTGAAATTCGGCAGGATGCTATCCATATTTATTCTGGCGTTTATGAACCGGATCCAAAACAGTTGTTAAAAATTAGGTTATATATTGCTTCGCACGCAAAAGATTTTTCTAAACTGCTGTTGGATCCCAAATTTGTAAAACGATTTGGAAAAATACTTGGGGAGAAAAATAAAGTCTTACCTAAAGAGCTAAAAGAAGCCGCTGCTCTTCAAGCGCTAATTTTTAATAAGAATTTTTACTTTATGTGCAGCCTGGACCCGGAGTTATTGTATTCTACGAAATTAATAGAAGAATTTGTAAATGCGTTTATAGATGCAAGAGCACTGAACGTATTTTTTGAAAAAGCACTCAATAGCGAATAGGTGGAATTGAAATTCTGGATTTGTAATCTTATAAATCTTCGGAATTTACGAGTCGTTGATTTATTTTTGATTGCAGCATTAAATCTCTGTTTATAATAATTGCAGCATTCAATTCAAAACCCAGTATTAAAATCAAGGTATTCAGTCGAATCCAAATTAAGGTTATTATGAGTGCACTAATTGCACCATAAACTTTGTGATAGGTTCCAAATTTATCTACAAAAATTCCAAATAAAACGGATAATATAATGGATCCAATGGTTGCAAATAAAGTTCCTGGTGAAATTCCTTTCATCGGTTTATTGATAGCGGGTCCATAACGGTAAACGATGCCAATAACAGAGTAAAATAAAACCAGGGAGACAATATATTTTAAACTTGAAATGGAGATCATTAAAAATGAACTCATATCCATATAATCTAGTAACCATCTCAAAATTCGTTCTCCGAAAATAATGGATAAAACAGAAAACATGAGGAGTAAACCGAGTCCAAAAGTTAACAGAATGGCGGTAATATGGGTTTCTACCCAATTGCGTTTTCTAAAACTTGATTTATATGTTTTATCAAATCCTCTCATCAAAGCCAGGATTCCATGGGAACCAAACCAAATCGCCAAAATAAATCCTATCGATAAGAATCCACCTTTTGCTTTTGGACGCAGCCCGGTTATTATATCCCGAATCAAATATTCTTTCGCTCCGGCTGGAAGAATTGAAAGCAGCGACTGTTCAAGCGTTTTATAAAAATCAAGGTCTTTTGGTAAATAGGCCGTTAAGGTAAAAAAAAAGATAAGGGATGGGAATAAGGCTAAGAAAAAATGATATGTCATGGCACTAGCACGCATATTTAAATCTGTTCTTCGGGCCTCTTGAATTAAAAATTTAATTACTTCAAAAATTGCAACCTTTTTAAAACCGGGCAATGAATGTGATTTCGACCAATTTATAACCTGTGTCGTAATTGCTAAATTTTCAATTCGATCTTTGATATGGGGTCTAAACCTTTTCAAAATAGGGTATTAATTTATCAAGTATATTTTGAGGGATATGCAATCGGGATTTTGTTTTCGCATCTAAAAAACAAAGTGTAATTTGAGCTGCATTCAAAAGTTGTTTTTGCATATTATAAATCTCGGTATTAAATTTAATACTGGTTTCTGGTAATTGAGAAATATGAGTTTGCATCGTAATTAATTCGTCATAATATGCAGGTCTAAGATACCGTACATTCATATTTACAACAGGCATAATGATGCCAAATTCGTCTTCCAAATCTGCATAACGTATGCCTAAGTTGCGCAATGCCTCAACCCGACCAACCTCATAATATTGCATGTAGTTTCCGTAATATACAAAACCCATTTTATCTGTTTCGCTATAGCGCACCCGAATTTGAAATTCATGTTTGTACATAGCTTGCCAAATCCAAATTAAATCCGATCTCTTAATACTGGACAAGACATACAATGCGGACCGCCACGAGCTCTTGATAGTTCACTGGATGGTAAGGTTATAATCGTATTTTCCATTTTGTTTATATCCATATCACTTTTTAAAAAATCGATAGCATGAATAACATCATACCCTGCATTGCGGAATGCGATTTCAGTTTTTGGATTTCGATCGTATGTTAATGCAATGCCAGGACGTAGCGTTAATAAATTGCAGCCATCAGTCCATTGTTCCCTTTCCTGGTAAGGGGATTCTCCATTCCCACTCCAGATAAATTCTATCTTGGGATCTATTTCTGCATGCATAAATTCCAAGATGGATGGATATTCAACCAGGGTTCCATCCTGTTTATGTACGGTTACATAAGATCCTAAACCATCTTTGACAATGGGCTTAAAACCTACAAAATGTTGATGATTGATTTGCGTAAAAATGGTATCAATATGCATAAAAGAACGTTCTTTTGGAACATCTATCTCAACTACATTTTTAACCACATTTTTTTCAAATAAAACATTTTTAAGGCTTAGCAATGCATGATCCGTGGTTCGCTCACTACTGCCAATTAAAAGATAATCTTTGTTGATTACCATCAAGTCACCACCTTCAACAGAAATTGGTTCCCCTTTTTTAGAGGGTGGATATAAATCTACCTCATTTAAGTTTATTAATTTATTTTCTTTGACCAAATGACTAAATGTAGGATGTGCATAAAAAATAAATCGGGTTAATAAATTTTCCCGATGCCGAACATCTTTAGATGCTTTTGTGATGACTACATGATCATTAATTGTAATAGCTATGTCTCTGGTAAAAATAAAATTTGGTACCGGATCAAAAACAATTTGTTCTTCCTTTTTATAATAACCTGATATCAAAACTTCGGATAAAGTATTATGGTCAAGATTTAATAAAAGTTGCACTGTTGCAGTTGGTAACTCTTCAAAATCTTTAATCATTTGAATAATGCCTTGTTTTGTATCAGGTGCAGCATCCAGAGATTCTTTAATTAAAGTTTGTGTTTCAAGGACATTTTCCTGACCGACAAATCGATGCAATATTTGTTGGTATACCTTGTGCTCTTTTTGCATCGTTGGCAAATGAACGATATCATCAAAAAGTAATTCACTGGCTCTTCGCGGACTGATCCGGTCAATTCCTTCATCTGGCTCGTGGATAATTAATTTTCGGAGGGTTTTAATTTCAGAGTCTACAAAAACAGATGGAATCATATAAAAATCTTATTGTGCAAAAGTAAGGTAAAACTGATAGATGACCCAGTACGCTTCTAAATCAAGGGTTTTCATTTTTTATATTAAAAATAATACTACTATATAAAATGTTATTATTTAATCTATTAATCCATATTGTTTTGCTTTTCTTTAAGATATTATCATTTGGTCAAGTCTTTGTTGCATCTACTCTTATAGTATTTCTATTTTAGCTTATCTTTCGACCTTATTTAATTCAATTATGCAAAAAGAGCGCATTTTGATGCTTGGTGCCAATGGTCAAATTGGTACCGTTTTAGCAGACGCACTTCGAACTAAATTTGGAGGAGCTGCAGTGGTAACATCTGATTTAAGGAATCCTGTTATTGAATCTGGACCCCATGAAATTTTGAACGTACTTGACCTTGAAAAATTAAATCAACTGATTGATAAACATCAGATAACACAAATTTATCATCTTGCCGCAATTTTATCAGCTACGGGTGAAAAAGATCCTATGTCCACCTGGAATATTAATATGCAGGGATTATTAAATGTATTAAATGTAGCGGTTGAAAAAAAGATTCATAAAGTGTTTTACCCAAGCACGATTGCCATTTTTGGTCCTTCTACTCCAAAACATAATACTGCTCAGGAAAGCAGTTTTATACCGACAACTGTTTATGGAATGAGTAAATTAGCAGGAGAAAACTGGTGTAATTATTATCATAAACGGTATGGATTGGATGTTAGATCTGTGCGATATCCGGGTGTGATCGGTTGGCAATCAGCGCCGGGCGGAGGTACTACTGACTATGCTGTAGAAATTTTTTATGATGCTTTAAAATTTGGAAAGTATACTTGCTTCTTAGAAGCAGAAACCAGGCTTCCAATGATTTATATGGAAGATAGTATTCGGGCGACCATAGAATTAATGGAAGCAGATGTTGATAAAATTTCAGTTCGTACCAGTTATAATCTGGCAAGCATGAGTTTTACACCTGCTGAATTAGCAGCTGAAATAAAGCAACACATTCCAGACTTTCAAATTCAATATGCTCCCGATTTTCGGCAGGCCATAGCAGCGTCCTGGAGTGAAAGTATTGATGACCAAATGGCAAGGAAAGACTGGCAATGGTTACCCAATTATGATTTGTCTAAAATGACCGCAGATATGTTTTATCAATTGAGATTGAAAGAACATGAAAAACAATAAGTCGGTTAAATTTTTTTCATTTTTCAAATATTGGTAACGGTTTAAACTTGGACTTTATAAATTATAAATTTTAATTGAACGCTTATTATGTATTTTAATATTAAAGAGCAATTAGCAGAAGAATTGCAAGCAATAGAAGCTGCAGGATTATACAAAAAAGAACGTACCATTACATCTCCTCAAGGAGCTGTAATTCAAACAAAAGAAGGTGGAGAAGTACTGAACTTTTGTGCTAATAATTATCTGGGATTATCGTCGCACCCTGAGGTTATAAATGCAGCGAAGGAAGCAATTGATCATTATGGATATGGAATGTCATCCGTGCGTTTCATTTGTGGCACGCAAGATCAACATAAATTGCTTGAGCAAAAAACAGCAGAATTCCTGGGCATGGAAGATTGTATTTTATATGCAGCAGCTTTTGATGCAAATGGAGGAATTTTCGAACCGCTATTACAAGAACAGGATGCTATTATTTCGGATGAATTAAATCACGCATCCATTATTGATGGTATTCGTTTATGCAAAGCACAACGTTTTCGCTATAAACACAATGATATGGTGAGTTTGGAAGAACAGTTAAAAGAAGCAATCGGATGCAGGCGAAAGATTATTGTTACAGATGGTGTTTTTTCAATGGACGGTACCATTGCGCAATTGGATAAAATCACAGATTTGGCTGAGCAATACGAAGCCCTTGTAATGATTGATGAATGCCATGCTTCTGGATTTATGGGTAAGAACGGCAGAGGCACCCATGAATTTAAAAATGTAATGGATCGTATTGACATCATTACAGGAACTTATGGCAAGGCGTTAGGAGGTGCATCTGGAGGATTTACAGCAGCAAAAAAGGAAATTGTTGCAATGCTCCGTCAGCGATCAAGACCTTATTTGTTTTCAAATACTTTAGCACCATCCATCGTCGGAGCTTCTATTAAAGTTCTGGAGCTTTTATCTTCCTCTACGGCACTCCGCGATCAGCTTGAGACGAATACAAAATATTTTCGAAATGCAATGTCAGTAGCAGGTTTTAACATTTTGCCTGGTGAACATCCAATTGTTCCGGTCATGTTGTTCGATGCAAGTTTAGCACAAAAATTTGCTTCCGAACTATTAAAAGAAGGTATTTATGTAGTTGGATTCTTTTATCCTGTAGTTGCACAAGGCAAAGCGCGAATTCGTGTTCAAATATCTGCTGGGCATATTCAAGAACATTTAGACAAATGTGTAACCGCATTTACTAAAGTAGGAAAATTGTTGGGGGTAATCTAAGCATTCATTCCTTAAATTCAATAAGATTTGATATCCATTGTAATCTTTCAAAAACCCCAATTTGCTATTGAAAATAGTATATATAATCTCGATGCATTGGTTTAAAAAATAGAGGGAGTTGAAATAGATCTATTGAAGAACTTATAGTTGCGAAATACAAGGATTATATTTGAAATGTGGGTCCCTGTTTTTTGTTTCATTAACCCGTGACTATTAACCCATAACCCATGACTATTAACTTTTGACTCTTGACTCTTAACTATTAACCCTTGACCCTTAACCCTTGACTATTAGATATTAACTTTTGACTCCTAACTATTAACTTTTGACTCTTAACTATTAACCCTTGACTATTAATCCCTTAACCCTTGACTATTAACTATTAACTTTTGACTATTAACCCTTGACTATTAACTTTTAACTCTTGACTATTAATCCCTTAACCCTTGACTATTAACTATTGACTATTAACTATTGAATATTAACTATTGACTCATAACTCTTAATCTTTGAAATTCATAAAATATTTTAAACTATACGAAAACATTCGTACATTCGCCTCGTTTATTAAAAAAGCTATCCAATGAACTATACCATTAAAGTCTTATTCTTATTGTTATTTTTATCTAACATCTCCATTGCTCAGGAGGCTAGATTGCTGCGTTTTCCAACAATTTCTAATGATCAAATCGTGTTTACATATGCTGGTGATTTATATACAGTATCTACAACTGGAGGTACTGCCCGCAAATTGACAAATCACGTTGGTTATGAGATGTTTGCCCGTTTTTCGCCAGATGGAAAGCGCCTTGCTTTTACAGGACAATACGATGGAAATACAGAGGTTTATATCATGCCCGCTCAAGGAGGCGAGCCAAAACGGATCAGCTATACAGCAACCCTTAATCGGGATGATGTTTCAGATCGTATGGGTCCAAATAATATTTGCATGACTTGGCGCGATAATGAAAATATTGTTTACAGAAGTCGCTGGCGCGATTTTAACGATTGGAAAGGTCAGTTATATCTATGTAATATAAATGGAGGTTTGTCTGAGCAATTGCCTTTTAATCAAGGTGGTTTTTGCTCCTATTCTCCAGATAAATCAAAATTAGCTTACAATCATATGTTCCGGGAATTCCGTACCTGGAAACGTTACAAAGGAGGTCAAGCTGATGATATCCGGATTTTTGATTTTAACACAAAGCAAAGTTCTAAAATTACGGACAATAATTCGCAAGACATTATTCCAATGTGGATTGGAAATAAAATTTATTACCTTTCTGACCGGGATGCTCGTATGAATTTATTTTCCTATGATTTAAATTCAAAACAAACAAAAAAGATAACAACGTTTAAAGATTTTGATTGTAAGTTTCCTTCTCACAACGGACAATGGATTGTTTTTGAGAATGGAGGCTATATTTATAAGTTAAATGCCACCACAGATCAGTTTGAAAAAGTTAATATCAGCATTCAAGAAGATTTTGTAAGCGGACGAAATAAATATATCCAGGTGAAGGACAATATTGGATCCTGGGATATTGGTTCAGATGGGAATAGAGCCGTGTTTTCTGCAAGGGGTGATATTTTTACAGTGCCTGCAAAAAATGGTGTTATCCGCAATCTAACAAAATCATCAGGTGCTCATGATCGGGATCCTGCCTGGTCACCAAATGGGAAGTACATAGCCTATATCAGTGATGCCAGTGGGGAAGATGAAGTCTATCTTCTGCAAGCAGACGGTACACAAGAAGCAGTACAATTAACAAAAAATGGGGATAATTATAAGTATGGAATTCGCTGGTCACCGGATAGTAAAATGATATTATTCAGTGATCGAAAACAGCGTTTATTTTATGTTAATATACAATCAAAAGAATCCGTAACAATCCAAACCAATGAAGTCTTTGAGATGAATGACTACAATTGGTCTCCGGATAGTAAATATGTTTGTTATACCAATCCTGAACGTAAAAATAATTCTACAATTTACATCTATTCAATAGTAGAAAAGAAAAATTTTCCAATTACTGAAAT from Saprospiraceae bacterium carries:
- a CDS encoding enoyl-CoA hydratase/isomerase family protein, coding for MDAYVNCTIENGLAIIRFYHPAHNSLPGFLLKDLAHKITEAGENPQVKIILIQSAGDKTFCAGASFDELSNIQDIETGKIFFMGFAHVILAMRNCSKLILGRIQGKAIGGGVGLAAAMDYPMATQYASIRLSELAVGIGPFVIGPAVERKMGAAAFQMMAMNPTEWQTAQWAKQKGLFYEVFDTIEQLDLYQQKFITQLLEYNPEALHMLKKIFWEGTPDWEQKLIERAGISGRLVLSEISKNAIYQFKQNKN
- a CDS encoding transferase hexapeptide repeat family protein, yielding MIYSYKEFIPVIHPSAFIHPQAAVTGCVTIGKDVYVGPFAAIRGDFGEIIIEDGCNIQESCTIHMFPGIIVRLKENAHIGHGAIIHGSTIGKNCLIGMNSVIMDAVDMGDECIVGALSFIREGTKIPNRSLVVGNPGKIIRELTDEMIAWKLKGTQLYQQLARDSHRNLKICEPYQELPANYPRPTGAYKSWTKEQNIK
- a CDS encoding DUF2461 domain-containing protein, which gives rise to MPVYFTKDICTFLKDLGNHNDREWFNQNKNQFKEYVEKPFIIFVNDLIETFKELDPRIQITSKEAIFRIYKDIRFSQDKTPYKEFVSALISPGGRKDRSSPGFYFEIRQDAIHIYSGVYEPDPKQLLKIRLYIASHAKDFSKLLLDPKFVKRFGKILGEKNKVLPKELKEAAALQALIFNKNFYFMCSLDPELLYSTKLIEEFVNAFIDARALNVFFEKALNSE
- a CDS encoding YihY/virulence factor BrkB family protein, which codes for MKRFRPHIKDRIENLAITTQVINWSKSHSLPGFKKVAIFEVIKFLIQEARRTDLNMRASAMTYHFFLALFPSLIFFFTLTAYLPKDLDFYKTLEQSLLSILPAGAKEYLIRDIITGLRPKAKGGFLSIGFILAIWFGSHGILALMRGFDKTYKSSFRKRNWVETHITAILLTFGLGLLLMFSVLSIIFGERILRWLLDYMDMSSFLMISISSLKYIVSLVLFYSVIGIVYRYGPAINKPMKGISPGTLFATIGSIILSVLFGIFVDKFGTYHKVYGAISALIITLIWIRLNTLILILGFELNAAIIINRDLMLQSKINQRLVNSEDL
- a CDS encoding acyl-CoA thioesterase, yielding MYKHEFQIRVRYSETDKMGFVYYGNYMQYYEVGRVEALRNLGIRYADLEDEFGIIMPVVNMNVRYLRPAYYDELITMQTHISQLPETSIKFNTEIYNMQKQLLNAAQITLCFLDAKTKSRLHIPQNILDKLIPYFEKV
- a CDS encoding arginine deiminase; translated protein: MIPSVFVDSEIKTLRKLIIHEPDEGIDRISPRRASELLFDDIVHLPTMQKEHKVYQQILHRFVGQENVLETQTLIKESLDAAPDTKQGIIQMIKDFEELPTATVQLLLNLDHNTLSEVLISGYYKKEEQIVFDPVPNFIFTRDIAITINDHVVITKASKDVRHRENLLTRFIFYAHPTFSHLVKENKLINLNEVDLYPPSKKGEPISVEGGDLMVINKDYLLIGSSERTTDHALLSLKNVLFEKNVVKNVVEIDVPKERSFMHIDTIFTQINHQHFVGFKPIVKDGLGSYVTVHKQDGTLVEYPSILEFMHAEIDPKIEFIWSGNGESPYQEREQWTDGCNLLTLRPGIALTYDRNPKTEIAFRNAGYDVIHAIDFLKSDMDINKMENTIITLPSSELSRARGGPHCMSCPVLRDRI
- a CDS encoding NAD-dependent epimerase/dehydratase family protein, which encodes MQKERILMLGANGQIGTVLADALRTKFGGAAVVTSDLRNPVIESGPHEILNVLDLEKLNQLIDKHQITQIYHLAAILSATGEKDPMSTWNINMQGLLNVLNVAVEKKIHKVFYPSTIAIFGPSTPKHNTAQESSFIPTTVYGMSKLAGENWCNYYHKRYGLDVRSVRYPGVIGWQSAPGGGTTDYAVEIFYDALKFGKYTCFLEAETRLPMIYMEDSIRATIELMEADVDKISVRTSYNLASMSFTPAELAAEIKQHIPDFQIQYAPDFRQAIAASWSESIDDQMARKDWQWLPNYDLSKMTADMFYQLRLKEHEKQ
- the kbl gene encoding glycine C-acetyltransferase; this encodes MYFNIKEQLAEELQAIEAAGLYKKERTITSPQGAVIQTKEGGEVLNFCANNYLGLSSHPEVINAAKEAIDHYGYGMSSVRFICGTQDQHKLLEQKTAEFLGMEDCILYAAAFDANGGIFEPLLQEQDAIISDELNHASIIDGIRLCKAQRFRYKHNDMVSLEEQLKEAIGCRRKIIVTDGVFSMDGTIAQLDKITDLAEQYEALVMIDECHASGFMGKNGRGTHEFKNVMDRIDIITGTYGKALGGASGGFTAAKKEIVAMLRQRSRPYLFSNTLAPSIVGASIKVLELLSSSTALRDQLETNTKYFRNAMSVAGFNILPGEHPIVPVMLFDASLAQKFASELLKEGIYVVGFFYPVVAQGKARIRVQISAGHIQEHLDKCVTAFTKVGKLLGVI